In one window of Insulibacter thermoxylanivorax DNA:
- the hemE gene encoding uroporphyrinogen decarboxylase, translated as MQTHSSFNDTFLRACRREKVSYTPVWYMRQAGRYDPDYRKIKERYSLLEICRQPELAAEVTMMPVHKLGVDAAILYSDIMNPVASLGVTFDIVPNVGPVIEQPIRTAKDIERLKPFDAEGDLSHILETIRILDRELKVPLITFAGAPFTLASYLIEGRPSRNYLHTKQMMYRTPELWFSLMEKLGEMVSAYLRAQIEAGAKAVQLFDSWAGALAPWDYERYVLPVIKRIFTSLRDLPQPKIYYPGVASGELLPFLQDLEIDVIGLDWRVSIAEGRRRTGGAYAVQGNLDPILVNAPFEVLREAAEGIIEQGLAANGHIFNLGHGLFPEASLDSLRRLTEHVHEYSARILSGSE; from the coding sequence ATGCAAACCCATTCATCATTCAACGATACTTTCTTGCGTGCCTGCCGCCGCGAGAAGGTGAGCTATACACCGGTATGGTATATGCGTCAGGCAGGGCGTTATGATCCGGACTATCGCAAGATCAAGGAGCGGTATTCCCTGTTGGAGATCTGCCGCCAGCCGGAACTGGCCGCCGAGGTGACGATGATGCCGGTGCATAAGCTCGGCGTCGATGCGGCGATTCTCTATTCCGATATCATGAATCCGGTGGCATCCCTGGGCGTGACATTCGATATCGTGCCCAATGTCGGACCTGTGATCGAGCAGCCGATTCGCACAGCGAAGGATATAGAGCGTCTGAAACCCTTCGACGCCGAAGGGGATCTGTCCCATATCTTGGAGACGATCCGCATCCTGGACCGGGAGCTTAAGGTGCCGCTCATCACCTTCGCCGGTGCCCCCTTCACCCTCGCCAGCTATCTGATCGAGGGACGGCCTTCGAGGAATTATCTTCATACGAAGCAGATGATGTACCGTACGCCTGAGCTTTGGTTCTCCTTGATGGAGAAGCTGGGCGAGATGGTCAGCGCGTACCTGCGCGCGCAGATCGAGGCCGGGGCGAAGGCGGTGCAGTTGTTCGACAGCTGGGCCGGCGCGCTCGCGCCATGGGATTATGAACGCTATGTGCTGCCTGTGATCAAGCGGATCTTCACTTCGCTTCGCGATCTGCCGCAGCCGAAGATCTATTATCCCGGCGTGGCCTCCGGTGAGCTTCTGCCGTTCCTTCAGGATCTTGAGATCGATGTGATCGGATTGGACTGGCGCGTTTCGATTGCAGAGGGCAGGAGAAGGACGGGCGGCGCCTATGCCGTGCAGGGCAATCTCGATCCCATCCTGGTGAATGCTCCCTTCGAGGTGCTTCGCGAAGCAGCGGAGGGGATCATCGAACAGGGACTTGCGGCAAACGGGCATATCTTTAATCTCGGCCATGGGCTGTTCCCGGAGGCTTCCCTGGACTCCCTGCGTCGTTTGACGGAGCATGTGCATGAGTATTCTGCCCGCATACTCAGCGGTTCAGAATAA
- the hemH gene encoding ferrochelatase, with amino-acid sequence MKKKIAVLVMSYGTPESMDQIEAYYTHIRRGRPPSAEELQELTERYETIVGGVFPLREHTNKQVAELQRALDSLDDGCEYVCFQGLKHASPFIEDGVQRIADASIHEAVGVVLAPHYSVMSVGSYIQRAAEKAEGLGIRMRFVKSYHTRPELIEAYTERISESLEQFEGGKTGVHVLFTAHSLPERILEMNDPYVDQLLMTSRLIADHAGISRWQFAWQSAGRTADPWLGPDILDVMTDLQKQGVKEILACPIGFVSDHLEILYDLDIEAKQHAAKLGIHFERVRSLNQDPQYIKLLRDLVVELKDRPPGSYEM; translated from the coding sequence ATGAAGAAGAAAATCGCGGTGTTGGTGATGTCATATGGAACCCCGGAGAGCATGGATCAGATCGAGGCCTATTATACGCACATTCGCCGCGGCCGGCCGCCGTCAGCGGAGGAGCTGCAGGAGCTGACAGAGCGTTATGAAACCATCGTAGGCGGTGTATTCCCCTTGCGAGAGCATACGAACAAGCAGGTGGCTGAGCTGCAGCGGGCACTGGATTCCCTGGATGACGGCTGTGAGTACGTCTGCTTCCAAGGATTGAAACATGCGAGCCCCTTCATCGAAGACGGGGTGCAGCGCATCGCCGATGCGAGCATTCATGAAGCCGTCGGGGTCGTCCTTGCGCCTCATTATTCCGTGATGAGCGTCGGCTCTTATATCCAGCGGGCTGCTGAGAAGGCGGAGGGACTGGGAATCCGCATGCGGTTTGTGAAGAGCTATCATACCCGTCCCGAGCTGATCGAAGCTTATACGGAGCGGATCTCGGAAAGTCTGGAGCAGTTCGAAGGAGGGAAGACCGGGGTCCATGTGCTGTTCACCGCACACAGCCTGCCTGAGAGGATCTTGGAGATGAATGACCCGTATGTCGATCAGCTGCTTATGACCTCGCGTCTCATCGCTGATCATGCGGGCATCTCCCGCTGGCAGTTCGCTTGGCAGAGCGCCGGCCGCACGGCGGATCCGTGGCTCGGGCCGGACATCCTCGATGTCATGACGGATCTGCAGAAGCAAGGAGTGAAGGAGATCCTCGCTTGTCCGATCGGCTTCGTGTCCGACCATCTGGAGATCCTGTATGACCTGGATATCGAAGCAAAGCAGCATGCGGCGAAGCTGGGCATTCACTTCGAGCGGGTGCGCTCTTTGAACCAAGACCCCCAATACATCAAGCTGCTGCGGGATCTCGTTGTCGAGCTGAAGGACCGGCCCCCTGGTTCGTATGAGATGTAA
- a CDS encoding LysM peptidoglycan-binding domain-containing protein: protein MSEQPKGLRFDIYERLTLSEDAAGIGELEDIELLPRITMQTHDDQAVLSGDLLLTGTYAGLGEHSGSQPLSHRIPVEITLPLKRIKRMDQIGIEIENFDVEVISDRSLNIIGVISLNGIDTSAEQTWQTSGEAILVYDASSPHAGPEHGAGAEQSTLEAASTASGSRLDPLDAAAPGRLKTPQAAAPAAAGDGTTAEGAGEEKQQAFLHGTEEGRVEKPAKPVEELKETKPAAPKEVIEEKVKEPAKAEAKEEKGKAEHEVVQEMKEEKAEPQVEAKADNQADLKFDAKSDMKTKDEADLISPQDQQALDAEHKTSAELLGEPAEKEGHSEDLMKREEQQEMKIAFGSNKQGADTWADSVQGVKSLLQSAPEEAQAQAQAAAEQAEEPVTAEEPRDNAVKWKNLLLSSEQDEQPFSKVRMCIVQKEETLDMIASRYSLNPKEIVLYNRLDSDRVYEGQVIYIPTYG from the coding sequence GTGTCTGAACAACCGAAAGGACTCAGGTTTGATATCTATGAACGGCTGACGCTGTCCGAAGATGCAGCGGGAATCGGTGAATTGGAGGATATAGAGCTTCTGCCGCGCATTACGATGCAAACCCATGATGACCAAGCTGTGTTAAGCGGAGATCTCCTGCTGACGGGTACATATGCAGGGCTCGGGGAGCACAGCGGGTCTCAGCCGTTAAGCCATCGCATCCCCGTAGAGATCACATTGCCGCTCAAACGGATCAAACGCATGGATCAGATCGGCATCGAGATCGAGAACTTCGATGTCGAAGTGATCTCTGACAGAAGCTTGAATATTATCGGCGTTATCTCTTTGAATGGGATCGATACTTCTGCAGAGCAGACCTGGCAAACCTCCGGCGAAGCGATCTTGGTGTATGATGCGTCATCTCCGCATGCGGGGCCAGAGCACGGCGCTGGAGCGGAACAGTCGACGCTGGAAGCTGCTTCTACGGCTTCTGGATCGAGATTGGATCCGCTTGATGCGGCCGCACCAGGCCGCCTGAAGACTCCGCAAGCAGCTGCGCCGGCTGCAGCGGGCGACGGCACAACTGCTGAAGGCGCCGGAGAGGAGAAGCAGCAGGCGTTCCTTCATGGCACGGAGGAAGGACGCGTCGAGAAACCCGCCAAACCCGTCGAGGAACTGAAGGAAACCAAGCCTGCCGCGCCCAAGGAAGTGATCGAGGAGAAGGTGAAGGAGCCGGCAAAGGCGGAAGCGAAGGAGGAGAAGGGCAAGGCTGAGCATGAGGTTGTGCAGGAGATGAAGGAAGAGAAGGCAGAGCCGCAGGTGGAGGCAAAGGCTGATAATCAGGCTGACTTGAAGTTTGATGCGAAGTCCGATATGAAGACGAAGGATGAAGCGGATCTTATCTCGCCGCAAGACCAACAAGCTCTGGATGCGGAACACAAGACGAGTGCAGAGCTGCTGGGAGAACCGGCGGAGAAAGAGGGTCACTCCGAAGATCTTATGAAGAGGGAAGAGCAGCAGGAGATGAAGATCGCTTTCGGCAGCAACAAGCAAGGTGCGGATACTTGGGCGGACTCCGTACAAGGCGTGAAATCCCTGCTCCAGTCTGCGCCGGAAGAAGCGCAAGCACAGGCCCAAGCAGCTGCCGAGCAAGCAGAAGAACCTGTAACAGCGGAGGAACCGCGGGACAATGCGGTCAAGTGGAAGAATCTCCTGCTCTCGTCGGAACAGGACGAACAGCCCTTCAGCAAGGTGCGGATGTGCATCGTGCAGAAAGAAGAGACGCTGGATATGATCGCCTCGCGGTATTCTCTAAATCCGAAGGAGATCGTGCTCTATAATCGCCTCGATTCCGATCGGGTATATGAAGGCCAAGTTATCTATATTCCCACTTACGGGTAA
- a CDS encoding valine--tRNA ligase produces the protein MELNDQAKQDQAVSMPTTYNPHDAEAKWYKFWMDNEFFTAGRRKDAPKYSVVIPPPNVTGMLHIGHALDFTLQDILVRMKRMQGYDTLWLPGTDHAGIATQTRVEQKLREEQGLSRYDLGREKFLEQVWAWKEQYADTIRQQWAKMGLSLDYSRERFTLDEGLSRAVREVFVRLYEKGLIYRGKYIINWDPAARTALSDIEVEYKEVQGRLYHLEYPLKDGSGKITVATTRPETMLGDTAVAVHPEDPRYKDLIGKTLILPIVDREIPIIADEYVDPEFGSGAVKITPAHDPNDFEVGLRHNLPQVLVMDESGKMNENAGRYQGMDRFECRKQLVKDLEKQGVLIKIEEHVHQVGHSERTGVVVEPYLSTQWFVKMKPLAKAAIEAQHSGRGVKFVPERFEKIYLNWIENVRDWCISRQLWWGHRIPAWHCEDCGEVTVSREDVTACSHCGSNQVRQDEDVLDTWFSSALWPFSTMGWPEDTEDLQRYYPTDVLVTGYDIIYFWVARMIFTALEFTEEIPFKDVLIHGLVRDAEGRKMSKSLGNGVDPLEVIEKYGADAMRFMLSTGLTPGQDLRFRWERVEQARNFANKIWNASRFALMNLQGFRASDIDLSGPLSTADQWILHRLNETIRDVTRLMDQYDFGEVGRLLYNFIWDDLCDWYIEFSKLSLYGHDEQAKKTTQSVLAYVLDQTLRLLHPFMPFLTEEIWQHLPHEGVTITLAPWPQVDESREAPEAVKQMELLMNVIRAVRNIRAEVNVPMSKKVDLIIKPVDEATLSILQQNTVYIERFCGTSSLVMDMQAAHPEQAMTAVVSGAELFLPLAGLIDISQEIERLEKELAVLNYEVERVEKKLANEGFVKKAPAKIVEEERNKMQDYMAKRDLVLERIEELKRLQ, from the coding sequence ATGGAACTCAATGACCAAGCGAAACAGGACCAAGCGGTTTCGATGCCGACGACCTACAATCCGCACGATGCGGAGGCCAAATGGTATAAATTCTGGATGGACAATGAATTCTTCACCGCTGGAAGGCGCAAGGACGCGCCTAAGTACTCTGTAGTCATTCCGCCGCCGAACGTCACGGGGATGCTGCACATTGGACATGCGCTGGACTTCACGCTGCAGGATATCCTGGTGCGGATGAAGCGCATGCAGGGATATGATACCCTGTGGCTGCCCGGCACCGACCATGCGGGGATTGCCACGCAGACGAGGGTGGAACAGAAGCTGCGTGAAGAACAGGGGTTGAGCCGTTATGATCTCGGCCGTGAGAAATTCCTCGAGCAGGTATGGGCCTGGAAGGAGCAGTATGCGGATACCATCCGCCAGCAATGGGCGAAGATGGGGCTTTCGCTGGATTACTCGCGGGAGCGGTTTACGCTGGATGAGGGTCTGTCGCGGGCCGTGCGCGAAGTATTCGTCCGCTTGTATGAGAAAGGCCTCATCTACCGGGGCAAGTACATCATCAACTGGGACCCGGCTGCACGCACGGCGCTGTCGGATATTGAGGTCGAATACAAGGAAGTCCAAGGTCGTCTCTATCATCTTGAATATCCGCTGAAGGACGGCTCCGGCAAGATCACCGTGGCGACGACAAGGCCGGAGACGATGCTGGGAGATACGGCGGTAGCGGTGCACCCGGAGGATCCCCGATATAAGGATCTGATCGGCAAGACGCTGATCCTGCCGATCGTCGACCGTGAGATTCCGATCATCGCTGATGAGTATGTGGACCCCGAGTTCGGAAGCGGCGCGGTGAAGATCACCCCGGCCCATGATCCGAACGACTTCGAAGTGGGCTTGCGCCACAACCTGCCGCAGGTGTTGGTGATGGATGAGAGCGGCAAGATGAACGAGAACGCCGGCCGCTATCAAGGCATGGACCGCTTCGAATGCCGCAAACAGCTGGTGAAAGACCTGGAAAAGCAGGGCGTTCTGATCAAGATCGAAGAACATGTTCACCAAGTTGGCCATAGCGAGCGGACCGGAGTCGTGGTAGAGCCCTATCTGTCCACGCAATGGTTCGTTAAGATGAAACCGCTGGCGAAGGCAGCGATCGAAGCCCAGCATTCGGGACGCGGCGTCAAGTTCGTGCCGGAGCGCTTCGAGAAGATCTACCTGAACTGGATCGAGAACGTCCGCGACTGGTGTATCTCGCGTCAGCTGTGGTGGGGGCATCGCATCCCGGCATGGCACTGCGAAGACTGCGGCGAAGTAACCGTATCGCGTGAAGATGTGACCGCCTGCAGCCATTGCGGATCCAACCAAGTCCGTCAGGATGAGGACGTGCTGGACACCTGGTTCAGCTCTGCCCTGTGGCCGTTCTCGACGATGGGCTGGCCGGAGGATACGGAGGATCTGCAGCGTTATTACCCGACGGATGTCCTCGTAACCGGATATGACATCATCTATTTCTGGGTAGCGCGCATGATCTTCACAGCGCTGGAATTCACCGAAGAGATTCCGTTCAAGGATGTGCTGATCCACGGCTTGGTGCGGGACGCGGAAGGCCGCAAGATGTCCAAGTCCCTCGGCAACGGCGTCGATCCGCTGGAAGTCATCGAGAAGTACGGCGCTGATGCCATGCGCTTCATGCTTTCGACGGGCCTCACGCCGGGACAGGACCTGCGTTTCCGCTGGGAGCGGGTGGAGCAAGCGCGCAACTTCGCGAATAAGATCTGGAACGCTTCGCGCTTTGCGCTGATGAATCTGCAAGGGTTCCGCGCATCCGACATCGATCTGAGCGGACCGCTCAGCACAGCGGATCAGTGGATCCTGCATCGCCTGAATGAGACGATACGCGATGTCACCCGTCTGATGGATCAGTACGACTTCGGTGAAGTCGGCCGCTTGTTATATAATTTCATCTGGGATGACCTGTGCGATTGGTATATCGAGTTTTCGAAGTTAAGCCTCTATGGGCACGATGAACAGGCGAAGAAAACCACGCAGTCGGTGCTTGCTTATGTGCTTGACCAGACGCTGCGCCTCCTGCATCCGTTCATGCCGTTCTTGACGGAGGAGATCTGGCAGCATCTGCCCCATGAAGGGGTGACGATCACCCTTGCGCCTTGGCCGCAGGTCGATGAGTCCCGCGAAGCGCCGGAAGCGGTCAAACAGATGGAACTGCTGATGAACGTGATTCGCGCCGTGCGCAATATTCGCGCTGAAGTCAACGTACCGATGAGCAAGAAGGTGGATCTGATCATCAAACCTGTTGATGAAGCAACGCTGTCCATCCTGCAGCAGAACACGGTCTACATCGAGCGCTTCTGCGGCACATCGTCTCTTGTCATGGATATGCAGGCAGCGCATCCTGAGCAGGCGATGACGGCGGTGGTCAGCGGTGCAGAACTTTTCTTGCCGCTGGCAGGGCTGATCGATATTTCCCAGGAAATCGAACGCCTGGAGAAGGAGTTGGCGGTGCTCAACTATGAGGTGGAGCGCGTCGAGAAGAAATTGGCCAACGAAGGGTTCGTCAAGAAGGCGCCTGCGAAGATTGTCGAAGAAGAAAGGAATAAGATGCAGGACTATATGGCCAAGAGAGACCTCGTCCTGGAGCGGATTGAGGAACTCAAGCGCCTACAATAA
- a CDS encoding bifunctional folylpolyglutamate synthase/dihydrofolate synthase, giving the protein MSFRTYEEAVQWITELRANGIKPGLKRMEYFMKTFDHPERRLKYIHVAGTNGKGSTCAMIGQVLRRAGYDVGTFTSPYIEKFTERITFNGEPISEEDVLRLSNRIKPVADEIGATELGYPTMFEICVTMAILYFAEVTYPYYVVWETGLGGRLDSTNIVVPLVSVITNIGMDHTDLLGDTIEKIAAEKAGIIKPGVPVVTTAEQPEALHVIEETAAERKSALYRYKQHFDYVLSRREDGTKAMDFVGPFREYGDLRISLQGDHQFKNAAAAVMTLEVLRQYYALILEEEDLKAALTEVEWPGRLEEVSRKPRIIVDGAHNPEGAGVLADALRESYSYERLHIMAGMLSKKHHREYFEHILPLADTLIITQPDFRQPMDAAELSELISKMKQDLALDRPELVIEPDWQQAVKKLRQLTGPDDLAVVTGSLYLVADVRSMLLNQSHSEKGW; this is encoded by the coding sequence ATGAGCTTTCGTACCTATGAAGAAGCCGTACAATGGATCACGGAATTGCGTGCAAACGGCATCAAACCAGGTCTAAAGCGAATGGAATATTTCATGAAAACCTTCGACCATCCGGAACGGCGGCTTAAATATATCCATGTTGCTGGAACGAATGGAAAGGGTTCCACCTGCGCGATGATCGGTCAGGTGCTGCGCAGGGCCGGATATGATGTAGGGACCTTCACCTCCCCCTATATCGAGAAATTCACCGAACGCATCACGTTTAACGGGGAGCCGATCTCCGAGGAAGATGTGCTCCGCTTAAGCAATCGCATCAAGCCGGTGGCGGATGAGATCGGTGCGACGGAACTCGGGTATCCGACGATGTTTGAAATCTGTGTCACCATGGCGATACTGTATTTTGCAGAGGTGACGTATCCTTACTACGTCGTATGGGAAACAGGGCTCGGGGGGAGATTGGACAGCACGAATATCGTCGTTCCTCTCGTCTCCGTCATCACGAACATCGGGATGGACCATACCGATTTGCTCGGCGATACGATCGAGAAGATCGCAGCGGAGAAGGCGGGCATCATCAAACCGGGCGTTCCCGTCGTGACCACGGCCGAGCAGCCGGAAGCGCTGCATGTGATTGAAGAGACGGCTGCAGAGCGCAAGTCAGCGCTGTACCGTTATAAACAGCACTTTGACTATGTTCTGAGCCGGCGGGAAGACGGCACGAAGGCGATGGACTTCGTCGGTCCCTTCCGCGAATACGGGGACCTCAGGATCTCGCTTCAAGGAGATCATCAGTTCAAAAATGCTGCAGCCGCTGTGATGACCCTCGAGGTGCTGCGTCAATATTATGCCTTGATCCTCGAAGAGGAGGATCTTAAGGCTGCGCTGACGGAAGTAGAGTGGCCGGGCAGATTGGAGGAAGTCAGCCGGAAGCCGCGGATCATCGTGGACGGAGCTCACAATCCAGAGGGAGCTGGCGTGCTTGCTGACGCCTTGCGAGAGTCATATTCTTACGAACGTCTGCATATCATGGCGGGGATGCTGAGTAAGAAGCATCACCGGGAGTACTTCGAACATATACTTCCATTAGCGGATACCTTGATCATCACTCAGCCTGACTTCCGGCAGCCGATGGATGCAGCAGAACTGAGTGAATTGATCTCCAAGATGAAACAAGATCTGGCGCTCGATCGGCCGGAATTGGTGATAGAACCTGACTGGCAGCAGGCAGTGAAGAAGCTGCGTCAGCTGACGGGACCAGATGATCTTGCAGTCGTCACCGGATCGTTGTATCTCGTTGCAGATGTTCGTTCCATGCTTTTAAATCAATCTCATTCTGAAAAAGGTTGGTGA
- the murC gene encoding UDP-N-acetylmuramate--L-alanine ligase translates to MNTQEHVHFIGIGGYGMSAIARVLLEMGYRVSGSDEVRQELTEKLAARGARVYIGHQAEHVKGADLVVYSSALPKDNVEMVAAEKLNIPIIHRSQMLARLLNARKGIAVAGAHGKTTTSSMIALVMEACGTDPTYIIGGEILNVGSNAKAGNGEYVVAEADESDGSFLQYHPILGIVTNIEADHLENYGGSFENLKRAYAQFLSQVKEGGKAILCADDVYLREMLPKLKTPVITYGIDHEADYMARDIKLGDRYISFTVVERGQELGHLELNVPGRHNVLNALATLITCLESGLSFAQVKEAIKQFRGAKRRFQVLGEVNDILVIDDYAHHPTEIEATIMAAKSTGKRIVAVFQPQRYSRTFFLLDSFSRAFPEADEVVLTDIYSPVGEEQIEGVSAAKLAEMIRANSNPNVRYFPAKEDVLAYLRSSVHPGDLVLTMGAGDIWKVADAFVKELQQRDREGIQQ, encoded by the coding sequence TTGAACACCCAGGAGCACGTCCACTTTATCGGGATCGGCGGTTATGGCATGAGCGCCATCGCCCGCGTGTTGTTGGAGATGGGATATCGGGTCAGCGGTTCGGATGAAGTGCGTCAGGAACTAACGGAGAAATTAGCCGCCAGAGGCGCCAGAGTATACATCGGACATCAGGCAGAACATGTCAAAGGGGCTGATCTCGTCGTCTATTCTTCGGCGCTGCCGAAGGATAACGTGGAGATGGTGGCAGCGGAGAAGCTGAACATCCCGATCATCCACCGCTCGCAGATGCTGGCTCGCTTGTTAAATGCCCGCAAAGGAATCGCCGTGGCCGGTGCTCATGGGAAAACAACCACATCTTCGATGATCGCCCTGGTGATGGAAGCCTGCGGAACGGATCCGACCTATATCATCGGCGGCGAGATCCTAAATGTCGGCAGCAATGCCAAGGCAGGCAATGGTGAATATGTGGTCGCAGAAGCGGATGAAAGCGACGGCTCCTTCCTCCAATACCATCCGATCCTCGGCATCGTAACGAACATCGAAGCGGATCATCTGGAGAACTACGGCGGGAGCTTCGAGAATCTCAAGCGAGCTTACGCCCAATTCCTGAGCCAGGTGAAAGAAGGAGGCAAGGCCATTCTCTGCGCGGATGATGTGTATCTGCGCGAGATGCTGCCGAAGCTGAAGACGCCGGTCATCACCTACGGCATCGATCATGAAGCGGACTATATGGCGCGGGATATCAAGCTCGGAGACCGGTACATCTCCTTCACCGTGGTTGAACGTGGACAAGAACTGGGGCATCTTGAGCTCAATGTACCTGGCCGGCACAATGTGCTGAATGCCTTAGCCACGTTGATTACCTGCCTCGAATCAGGACTAAGCTTTGCCCAGGTGAAGGAAGCGATCAAACAGTTCCGCGGGGCGAAGCGCCGCTTCCAGGTGCTCGGAGAAGTGAACGACATCCTCGTCATCGACGACTATGCCCATCATCCGACGGAGATCGAAGCGACGATCATGGCAGCCAAATCCACCGGCAAACGGATCGTCGCCGTCTTCCAGCCGCAGCGGTATTCGCGTACCTTCTTCCTGCTCGATTCCTTCAGCCGCGCATTCCCGGAGGCCGATGAGGTGGTGCTGACGGATATCTATTCACCTGTTGGAGAAGAGCAGATCGAAGGCGTCAGCGCTGCTAAGCTGGCGGAGATGATTCGCGCCAACAGCAATCCGAATGTGCGCTACTTCCCGGCCAAGGAGGATGTGCTTGCCTATCTGCGCAGCAGCGTACATCCCGGGGATCTCGTGCTGACGATGGGCGCGGGGGACATCTGGAAAGTAGCTGACGCCTTCGTCAAAGAATTGCAGCAGCGGGACCGCGAGGGAATCCAGCAATAG